The following DNA comes from Thalassoglobus sp. JC818.
AAACACCAACTGGTCCAGGAACGCGGGCGACCTGACCGACGACGATTTTTTCGCGGATCTTGTTGATCGTTGTTTCGTACAGTTCTTTAAGAGTTCCGCCGGCAGGGTTGTCCTGCTCGAGCAGTGCTTCTCCCGAGTCCGCACCTGGCCCGTTCATCAACTGAGCTGCAGCTGCGTTTCCGATTTCAGCCAGTCCTTCGCTGCCAGCAACTGGTGCTGATTCGCAAAGCATGGCAACAGCGACAGCCTGTGAGCCATCTTCGCTGACGAGAGTAAAGATACGACCTTCGGCGGTTTCGTTGTCCGCCCGCTTGACCATGACCTTCTCGAATTGCTCTCGGAGGATCGCGATTGCCTTATCTTCATCGCCTCCGGCCTCCACGAGAGCCTTTTTGCAATCCATCATTGGCAGGTCAGTTTTTTCCCGCAGTGCTTTGACTGCAGCAGCTGTGACTTCGGCCATCTCCGAAATCCTCCTCGATCCGTGGACATTCAATAGTTTGTGTATGCAACCCGTTCGGGTTTTCTACGAATTCAATCGATGGCCACACGCCATCGTCAATTGGTTCCTTCAGGAGCCCGTAGCTCTCCCGCAATTTGATTGATTTCCGAGTCAGTTTCTCAGGGAAACGTTCTCGATTGCTTTCGGAAAATCGCACCCATTTCGCCAAAACAATCGACCGATGACTTCGAACTCCGTCTCCCTCAATCGATCGACGCCTTTGATTCAACTCTCTACGCAGAGAAAACAAACTACGTAGCGAACGAGTGTGCGAGACTCCCAGGCATCAGCAATCAACTCCATCCTTCCGCCTCGCGAACTACAACCAACGTTGCACGATTCGTTCGAAAGAAGCTTCACCCCGAAGACACAGAGAAACCAGAGAGAAGACGCGGAATTCCCCCGGGAATCAAATGAGGCACTCCCAGAGAAGCCGGTATTGTTGCGAAACCGGCATTGAACCACAACAGTTTGTGACTCGATTCGTCCGCAGCTCCGGCAAATGTGCTTTGAATGAATTTCCCATAAAAAACCCGCCGAGGCTATTCGGCGGGTTTAGGGTGTTCACGAACGCGATTTTCGGCCGGAGAGGAAACCTGATTCCGGGACGAATTCATTGCCCCGTTTCAGATTTCGCTCACACTTCGACAACGATCACAAGTGAATGAGTGCCACTCCAGCGGATCGCCGGACAATGTGAAACTCGGTTCTGATCACCTCAGCCGAAGTCGCGAATCAGCCACTTACACTGGAACCGACTCTTCCGACTCAACCGCTGGCAATTCATCGCTTTCGCCGTTGTAGAGCGACTCGACGAACCCACGCAGGTGCTCGGCACGAGTTTGATGCTGCAGCTTCCGCAATGCTTTCGATTCGATCTGT
Coding sequences within:
- the tsf gene encoding translation elongation factor Ts; its protein translation is MAEVTAAAVKALREKTDLPMMDCKKALVEAGGDEDKAIAILREQFEKVMVKRADNETAEGRIFTLVSEDGSQAVAVAMLCESAPVAGSEGLAEIGNAAAAQLMNGPGADSGEALLEQDNPAGGTLKELYETTINKIREKIVVGQVARVPGPVGVYVHHDGKTAVLFQAEGEAKDPAVLRDIAMHIAAMRPVVTLVEELDPAVVEVERARLTEEAKASGKPENIIEKIVDGRMKVFYRDEAGVLTEQPFAKDDSKSVGQILAENGLKAKGFTLIAIGS